One Bdellovibrio bacteriovorus str. Tiberius DNA segment encodes these proteins:
- a CDS encoding TIGR02147 family protein gives MLDIYNYDDYRLFFKDVLQSQERTDKKYRGRLVEAMRISTSLFSQILKGEKNLSSEQGLEAAAFFGFGDKETDVFMLMIELGRAGSVKLQSRIKGKIQVLQAEAKSISARVPKDVVLSDVDKATYYSSWLYTGVRNLLPTPVGKELKTIAEKLGVPLEKVDTAIQFLIEVGLCERKNGQLFYKQGFTHLDSTHPMILRHHQNWRQRAISKMDFYKDPHVHYTSPMSLSAEGAQKIRDYLRANIKEIINLSREGSPEVGYCLNIDWYEY, from the coding sequence ATGCTGGATATTTATAACTACGACGACTACAGGCTTTTCTTTAAAGATGTTCTGCAATCACAGGAGCGCACGGACAAGAAGTACCGCGGAAGACTTGTTGAAGCCATGCGAATCAGCACCTCGCTGTTTTCGCAGATCCTGAAAGGTGAAAAGAATCTTTCTTCCGAACAGGGGTTGGAAGCTGCGGCGTTCTTTGGTTTTGGCGACAAAGAAACGGATGTTTTTATGCTGATGATCGAGCTGGGACGGGCAGGCTCGGTCAAGCTTCAGTCGCGTATCAAAGGCAAGATCCAGGTGCTGCAGGCAGAAGCCAAATCCATCAGTGCCCGGGTTCCCAAAGATGTGGTTCTGAGTGATGTGGACAAGGCCACGTACTATTCTTCGTGGTTATATACCGGAGTCCGTAATCTGCTGCCGACCCCGGTGGGAAAAGAATTGAAAACCATCGCTGAAAAGCTGGGCGTGCCTTTGGAAAAGGTGGACACGGCCATTCAGTTTTTGATCGAAGTGGGCCTGTGTGAAAGAAAGAACGGGCAGCTTTTTTATAAGCAGGGTTTTACGCACCTGGATTCCACCCATCCGATGATTCTAAGGCACCACCAGAACTGGCGACAGCGAGCCATTTCCAAGATGGATTTTTACAAAGACCCCCATGTTCACTATACAAGCCCCATGTCCTTGTCCGCCGAGGGGGCCCAGAAGATCCGGGACTATCTGCGTGCAAACATCAAGGAAATCATCAACTTATCGCGCGAGGGAAGTCCTGAAGTCGGCTATTGCCTTAATATAGACTGGTACGAATACTGA